In a single window of the Pseudopipra pipra isolate bDixPip1 chromosome Z, bDixPip1.hap1, whole genome shotgun sequence genome:
- the LOC135407695 gene encoding interferon-like: protein MAALTTPQHRLGHAAPTLLLLLTALTAALACQHLWIHHDTFPWEQLQLLDHMAPNSTHTCQLQNPPFFPDTLRRNNLNPQQAVAAALRILQHLFHTLSANGTSQHWHTQTRHRLLNQLQHHIHRLEQCRPDNARLFKGPRNPLTAINKYFKDIHLFLHAHNHTACAWDHVRLEARASFQHLHNLTRTIRRHPKHTHTPTTTTPL from the coding sequence ATGGCTGCGCtcaccaccccacagcaccGCCTGGGCCACGCCGCCCCGAcccttctgctcctgctcacCGCTCTCACCGCCGCCCTCGCCTGCCAACACCTCTGGATCCACCACGACACCTTCCCTTgggaacaactccagctcctcGACCACATGGCTCCCAACTCAACGCACACCTGTCAACTCCAGAACCCGCCCTTCTTCCCCGACACCCTCCGACGCAACAACCTCAACCCGCAACAAGCCGTCGCCGCCGCCCTACGCATCCTACAGCACCTCTTCCACACCCTCAGCGCCAACGGTacctcccagcactggcacacCCAGACACGACACCGCCTCCTCAACCAACTCCAGCACCACATCCACCGCCTCGAGCAATGCCGCCCCGACAACGCACGCCTCTTCAAAGGACCCCGCAACCCCCTCACCGCCATCAACAAGTACTTCAAGGACATCCACCTCTTCCTCCACGCCCACAACCACACCGCCTGCGCCTGGGACCACGTCCGCCTCGAAGCTCGCGCCTCTTTCCAACACCTCCACAACCTCACACGCACCATCCGACGacaccccaaacacacacacacccccaccaCCACAACACCCCTCTGA
- the LOC135407699 gene encoding interferon-like, giving the protein MAALTTPQHRLGHAAPTLLLLLTALTAALACQHLWIHHDTFPWEQLQLLDHMAPNSTHTCQLQNPPFFPDTLRRNNLNPQQAVAAALRILRHLFHTLSANSTSQHWHTQTRHRLLNQLQHHIHRLEQCRPDNARLFKGPRNPLTAINKYFKDIHLFLHAHNHTACAWDHVRLEARASFQHLHNLTRTIRRHPKHTHTPTTTTPL; this is encoded by the coding sequence ATGGCTGCGCtcaccaccccacagcaccGCCTGGGCCACGCCGCCCCGACACTTCTGCTCCTGCTCACCGCTCTCACCGCCGCCCTCGCCTGCCAACACCTCTGGATCCACCACGACACCTTCCCTTgggaacaactccagctcctcGACCACATGGCTCCCAACTCAACGCACACCTGTCAACTCCAGAACCCGCCCTTCTTCCCCGACACCCTCCGACGCAACAACCTCAACCCGCAACAAGCCGTCGCCGCCGCCCTACGCATCCTACGGCACCTCTTCCACACCCTCAGCGCCAACAGcacctcccagcactggcacacCCAGACACGACACCGCCTCCTCAACCAACTCCAGCACCACATCCACCGCCTCGAGCAATGCCGCCCCGACAACGCACGCCTCTTCAAAGGACCCCGCAACCCCCTCACCGCCATCAACAAGTACTTCAAGGACATCCACCTCTTCCTCCACGCCCACAACCACACCGCCTGCGCCTGGGACCACGTCCGCCTCGAAGCTCGCGCCTCTTTCCAACACCTCCACAACCTCACACGCACCATCCGACGacaccccaaacacacacacacccccaccaCCACAACACCCCTCTGA
- the LOC135407700 gene encoding interferon-like has protein sequence MAALTTPQHRLGHAAPTLLLLLTALTAALACQHLWIHHDTFPWEQLQLLDHMAPNSTHTCQLQNPPFFPDTLRRNNLNPQQAVAAALRILQHLFHTLSANGTSQHWHTQTRHRLLNQLQHHIHRLEQCRPDNARLFKGPRNPLTAINKYFKDIHLFLHAHNHTACAWDHVRLEARASFQHLHNLTRTIRRHPKHTHTPTTTTPL, from the coding sequence ATGGCTGCGCtcaccaccccacagcaccGCCTGGGCCACGCCGCCCCGAcccttctgctcctgctcacCGCTCTCACCGCCGCCCTCGCCTGCCAACACCTCTGGATCCACCACGACACCTTCCCTTgggaacaactccagctcctcGACCACATGGCTCCCAACTCAACGCACACCTGTCAACTCCAGAACCCGCCCTTCTTCCCCGACACCCTCCGACGCAACAACCTCAACCCGCAACAAGCCGTCGCCGCCGCCCTACGCATCCTACAGCACCTCTTCCACACCCTCAGCGCCAACGGcacctcccagcactggcacacCCAGACACGACACCGCCTCCTCAACCAACTCCAGCACCACATCCACCGCCTCGAGCAATGCCGCCCCGACAACGCACGCCTCTTCAAAGGACCCCGCAACCCCCTCACCGCCATCAACAAGTACTTCAAGGACATCCACCTCTTCCTCCACGCCCACAACCACACCGCCTGCGCCTGGGACCACGTCCGCCTCGAAGCTCGCGCCTCTTTCCAACACCTCCACAACCTCACACGCACCATCCGACGacaccccaaacacacacacacccccaccaCCACAACACCCCTCTGA
- the LOC135407702 gene encoding interferon-like, producing the protein MAALTTPQHRLGHAAPTLLLLLTALTAALACQHLWIHHDTFPWEQLQLLDHMAPNSTHTCQLQNPPFFPDTLRRNNLNPQQAVAAALRILQHLFHTLSANGTSQHWHTQTRHRLLNQLQHHIHRLEQCRPDNARLFKGPRNPLTAINKYFKDIHLFLHAHNHTACAWDHVRLEARASFQHLHNLTRTIRRHPKHTHTPTTTTPL; encoded by the coding sequence ATGGCTGCGCtcaccaccccacagcaccGCCTGGGCCACGCCGCCCCGACACTTCTGCTCCTGCTCACCGCTCTCACCGCCGCCCTCGCCTGCCAACACCTCTGGATCCACCACGACACCTTCCCTTgggaacaactccagctcctcGACCACATGGCTCCCAACTCAACGCACACCTGTCAACTCCAGAACCCGCCCTTCTTCCCCGACACCCTCCGACGCAACAACCTCAACCCGCAACAAGCCGTCGCCGCCGCCCTACGCATCCTACAGCACCTCTTCCACACCCTCAGCGCCAACGGcacctcccagcactggcacacCCAGACACGACACCGCCTCCTCAACCAACTCCAGCACCACATCCACCGCCTCGAGCAATGCCGCCCCGACAACGCACGCCTCTTCAAAGGACCCCGCAACCCCCTCACCGCCATCAACAAGTACTTCAAGGACATCCACCTCTTCCTCCACGCCCACAACCACACCGCCTGCGCCTGGGACCACGTCCGCCTCGAAGCTCGCGCCTCTTTCCAACACCTCCACAACCTCACACGCACCATCCGACGacaccccaaacacacacacacccccaccaCCACAACACCCCTCTGA
- the LOC135406660 gene encoding interferon-like — translation MAALTTPQHRLGHAAPTLLLLLTALTAALACQHLWIHHDTFPWEQLQLLDHMAPNSTHTCQLQNPPFFPDTLRRNNLNPQQAVAAALRILQHLFHTLSANGTSQHWHTQTRHRLLNQLQHHIHRLEQCRPDNARLFKGPRNPLTAINKYFKDIHLFLHAHNHTACAWDHVRLEARASFQHLRNLTRTIRRHPKHTHTPTTTTPL, via the coding sequence ATGGCTGCGCtcaccaccccacagcaccGCCTGGGCCACGCCGCCCCGAcccttctgctcctgctcacCGCTCTCACCGCCGCCCTCGCCTGCCAACACCTCTGGATCCACCACGACACCTTCCCTTgggaacaactccagctcctcGACCACATGGCTCCCAACTCAACGCACACCTGTCAACTCCAGAACCCGCCCTTCTTCCCCGACACCCTCCGACGCAACAACCTCAACCCGCAACAAGCCGTCGCCGCCGCCCTACGCATCCTACAGCACCTCTTCCACACCCTCAGCGCCAACGGcacctcccagcactggcacacCCAGACACGACACCGCCTCCTCAACCAACTCCAGCACCACATCCACCGCCTCGAGCAATGCCGCCCCGACAACGCACGCCTCTTCAAAGGACCCCGCAACCCCCTCACCGCCATCAACAAGTACTTCAAGGACATCCACCTCTTCCTCCACGCCCACAACCACACCGCCTGCGCCTGGGACCACGTCCGCCTCGAAGCTCGCGCCTCTTTCCAACACCTCCGCAACCTCACACGCACCATCCGACGacaccccaaacacacacacacccccaccaCCACAACACCCCTCTGA